GGTCAGGATTGACGCTTATCGCGCTTGCTAGAGAAGGAGGGGGGAGAATATGCAGCGTACAAGCGGCGTCATGACCTATCAGGATATAAAAGTCGTTTGGCCATATGGACCAATACGGTTAGATCAGCTGGAGTTCGTCCATCAAACAGGCACGCATGCCACGCTCACGATCACAGGAATTGTCCCGGAAGACAAAGAGGACGAGATCATCAATCGTGCCGGCACCCACGATCCCATCGAGCTGTACAAGGTGGAAGGCGGGGAAAAACAGCCGATTTTCATGGGGCGGCTGGATCATGTGGAAATCAAGGTCGTACGGGATATTCACTACGTCACAATAAAGGCCGTGTCGCATACATATGCGTTGGACATGAGCGTGAAAACACGTTCGTTTCAACAGGTGAATCGGTTGTACCGGGATGTCGTAGACGAAATCATGTCCATCTATCACGGTGGAGATGTCATCGATCAAGCCTTCGACGACCGCCAGCAGGGCAAATTCATCATGCAGTACGAGGAAACAGACTGGACCTTTTTAAAGCGAATCGCGTCCCATGTCGGAGCCGTGCTCGTACCGGATTTGAGTGCGCATAAGGTACGCTTGTGGATCGGCATGCCCGAGGGACGCAAGCGAATCAAGCTGGAAGAGGAATCGCCATACGAGGTCAACCGGGCTATCGCGCCGTACATGAAAAAAGCCGCAAACGGCTCCTCGTCTGTCAGCGAGTACCAGTACACGACGTACGCCTTCGATTATGACGATCTGCTACAAATCGGGGATGAGGTGCAGCGGGAAGGGCAAACGTTTGTCATTACAAAAGTCACTGGGAAGCTGGAGCAGGGACTCTTGAGGTGGAGCTACATATGTGCCGTGCCAGAAGCCGTCAAGCAAACGAAGCTGTACAACAAGGCCATCATCGGTGCGGCGATCGACGGAAAAGTGATTCAAATTGGTCGCAATCAGGTCAAGCTCCACCTGAACATGGACAAAAAGCAAGAGCCAAGCAAGGCCCAGTGGTTCCCGTATGCGGCGGAAGGCAACCAAATTTTGTACCTCATGCCCGAGCTCGGCTCAAAGGTAAAGCTGTACTTCCCGAGCGCCGAAGAAGACGACGGCATGGTCATGAACTCCGTACGCCATGCGCCCAAAGGAGCGGCTGCCGAGAAGCAGGAGCGGCAAATGCAGGACCCCGGTGTGAAGACGTTTGGGAATCCGCAGGGAAAAGAGTTTACGCTCGGGGATAAAGAGCTGACGATGACTGCTCAGGAAGGGATGCTTTACATCTCGATGAACAAGGATGTTGGCGTCAGTTTGAAAAGTACCTCGAATGTGAATATCAGTGCGAGTGGTGCCCTGACCTTGACAGGGGCAGCCGTGTCTTTGTCCGGGACTGAGAGCTTGAACGTGAAAACGGCGTCGGATACGATAGAACTGTTGGAGGAAAACAAATCCAGTAGTGAGGAGATTAAGCTGGATGCGACCGTACGTCAGGCGTTTCCGAGAATATTAAGTGCGTTTGAAAAGGACGTTCAGGAAAACGGTTTGGCTGCCGTCATGTTGCGCAGAACTGTCAACAACCAATTATCTGAGGCGAAAGGGAAATTAGATGCTCTCGGAGATACCTTGTTAGGCTTGTGGAATGTGGTAGTAGATGCCGGAGATATTGCGTCGACCGCGTTACCAACATCGTATCTGGTAGACGCCATTTACGAAGGGGTGACTGGGGAAGAGCGACCTTCTCTCCTCGAACGAAATGATCTCGCGAGAGGAGCTGTAGAAACCGCTACGAATGCAGTCAATTACGTGGGAGATACGGTAACGGGCAATAAATCGTGGGAACAAATCAAATCCGATGCAAAGTCGTTTGGACAAGGGCTATACGATGACTATATCGACCCATTCGTGAAAGACGCCCAATATGATCAAGATAACTTGTTTAGCGGTGGTCTGTGGACCAGATCAGAAGAACAAAGCTATGCAAAGGGCCAGAATGAGTTTAAGAAAGACATGGTGGTTGCAGAGGTAGCGGTAAGTGCTCTTAGTGCTGGTACAGGTACAGCCGTTACGCGGACAGTGAAACTGGCCAATAAGCTGGATGGGCCGAATGGCAAGAAAAAGTCTGGTGACCATGAGGGAAATGGGAAAGGTGTCCTTTTGCCTAATTCCAGTATTGATGATGCAATGAGCGCCGTCCTTAAGGATGGAAAGCTAAAGACGCATGGTAAGAGTTTTGCAGAGTCGATGATTGAGTTACAAGAGAAAGTGGATAAGTTCCTCAAGCAGATGAATGGTGTGTTTAATGGAAGAGTTGTCGTTCTAAGAGATGCTGTTACAGGTCAGCCTATGGTTTATTGGATGCGGCATGATGATATGCCTGGTAGCACTGGAGGCGGTCGTGGCAGTAATCATCTCAATAGTGATGCAGGGAATGGTAGAACTGGTCATGTTGAAAAACCTCTCGACACTTCCAATAAGAAGGGTTTACCAAAGGTAGTGAACGGAGATTCTGGGCATTCCAATCATTCACCATCGCTGAATAGTAAGGCAGATGGTACGAACAAAAATAATTCTCAAGGAAGTAATAAGCCAGATAATGAGGCAAGGACAGGACAAGCTCAACATGCTGAAAAACCTCTCGACATTCCTGATGAGAAGGATTTACCAAAGGTAGTGAACGGCGGAATTGGGCATTCGAATCATTCTACGCCTCCTAAGGGGAAGGGTGATAGTACTAAGAAAAATGATTCTCAAGGTGAAAAGAAGCCGGATACTGAGGGGACGGGTAATGTACCACCAATTAAACCTATTGAACCGAGAGGAGAGCCTATAAAATTTGAACCACTTATTAAGCAAGAAAAAATTGCTCAACAGACATACGATAGGTTAAGAAGAACAGGTCTAGATATGAATGAACTTGAACTGTTCTCCAAAAACACAGGACTTAGTTTGGAAGAAGCTATTGAATTGAAGAAACATCTGTTTTTAACTGAGCATGTTAATTTACCGGATACTATTACTGGAAAATATTATTATACGGGTTATTTTCATCCGGATATGCATATTGCTTATGGGTGGGAAAAGGCACTTCAAGGGGAATTATCGCCTGCAGGAAAAGCATGGTTTAGACAATTAGCAGACCATGAACTAGCGGAAAGTAAAATGATGCAAGAAGGAATGCCATATCGTAAAATTGAATCATGGAATCCTAAAGAAGGATTAACTGGAAAACCACCTAACGAGGGAGCTCATGATCTAGCACCTCTTCCACCAAAAGACTTCCCAGATTTTAAAGCGGATGAGACTATTTTATAATTCTATAAGTAAATTTATTTTAGGAGGACGCTTAGTTGAATCAGATGTTTGAAGATGCTAGAACCATTATAAGAAACATTAATTGGGAAAATGAAGAACCTAACAAACCTTCACACGGAATATTAATATATGAGTTTTTAAGGAGAGGTTCTCAATTTTATGACTTTATAGATCACGAACCTAACAAGAGACTGGCAGTTTTTAGTGCTGCAGATATGTGCGGTATAAAATTGCCAATTGAAATATATGAATACTGCGATGAATTAAACGAAATTAAGGATGAGTGGTTAGTCAAATCAGCTTGCAAAAGTTATTTGGAATGGGCATATTTATCTGGTGAGAACGAATCCGTAGCACTTAAATTCCAAGGACTATATGTTCCTATTATCAAGCTGTTCAGTAGAGGAGGGAGGATAAGATACCATAATGGAGAGTTAACCTATGGAAGGGCTGCACGTTCTCGAATTATTTCTGTAGAAATGAGCACGGTTGAACCAGAGGATATTAGTGAAAAAACTTTGGATAAACTCGACACAAATTGGAATGAGACAATACCGAAATAATTATTAAAATAGGCTTCAGTCAAACAACTTTCAGTTCGAAAGCTATATCATATAAGTACATTCAACAACGCCACAATGCGAGCTAGACGCCCGTATTGTGGTTTCTTTATTATCTGCCGCTATTGCTATACAGTACAAACAAATGGCGGCTCTCCCCAAAAGACCCCACCCAGTGCCGAATGAGCTCATCATTTAACCAATAACACATATAGCCCATGTAATACCCGCATAAAGGATTCTTCATTTTTGTTGTACGCACATGAAGCTTGAATTTTATAACCTATTTAACGTAATAGCATTACATCGAACAGGTCGATTATGGTCAGATACCACCATGATTGACCTGTTTTTTGTTATCTTCGCTTTCTCACAGCTTTTTTAAAATTTATCGCAACAATTTGGCAGAATAAAACGATAGTTAGTGTGAGAGACGGTCAAAGAATTTTTCATCGCAACTAAGCGAGTAGAAGTTCCGACTATTAACAGTGTAGAGTTCAAAATCTGGTGACGACCAGTTGACATATAACAGGTAAGGTAACGTGTAGGCTAGCCACCTTCCCAACTTCATAGCTGCCATGCAGCGGCATAAAACTATGAGAAGGGTGGTAATGAAAATGAGTAACTTCTGGTTGATTAAGAATAACCCAAGCCGCAAATGAGTACATGGACAAGGTGAGCCAAGAGAGTCAGTTCACGTCACAACATAAGGGGTTTACCAAAGTGCCGCATAAAATCCATCGGTGCTAAGGCTTAACACAATATGAAAAGCTGATTCTGATTGACCTAATCGCGTATATGAGCGACAAAAGTCAATGCTATCCGACCATCGAAATGATGGCTAGAAACATCGGATGCAGTTCAAAGTCAGTAGAACGCCATATCAAGGAATTGGCAGACAAGAAGATGATTCTAGTCAGTCAGGGTAAGAATAACACCTATTCCCTGTCGAATTATCTGCATTGCCACCCATATCTGCTAATGTCGGAAAAGACCCATGAGGTTATCGGAAGCGTACGGAAGCAAGTAAACGAGCGAGAGTTGACGCTTTGGATTCAGGGCATGGTCAAGCGTGACGAATACAAGTCGTATATTGACCAACTTCAAAGACTCAATGAAAGAAGACTGCCCATTGACAAATTTGCTGAGAAGGAGATTCTGGAAAGCTATGCTCAGTTCCTGAAAGCTGAGATGACCAAACGCTTTCCGTCCGATGTGAACGGGTAAAAATGATGAGTCTGTCATTTCAGCAGACTCTCTGTCCGAATAACCGTCATATAGTCTGTTGAAGGATGCATAAATGGTGCTGTAGACAATGTGTCCATGATTTAGACATAGAGTCGGTTAAGAAGGACAGGGAGTCTGAATGAAAGACATAAAGTCTGTTACGAACCGTCCGACAGTCTCACTAATAATAATCATAAACAATATCAATTAAAGAAGAATTAAAAAAGAATCAGTTAAAGAAGAAACAGCAGACACGCCATTGGCGGTCTGCGATTTCGGGGGATTTTTGATTCTTGAAGGGGATTGGTAAAAGCGGCGGATAACTCTTTTAAGGATACTTTACTGAGTGCGCATAAGGTACGCTTGTGGATCGGCATGCCCGAGGGACACAAGCAAATGAAGCTGGAAGAAAAATCGCCATACGAGGTCAACCGGGCCATCGCGCCGTACATGAAAAAAGCAGGAGTATACTTCAAGGTTCAAAAATTGAAAATATAGTATTAAGATCTGCAAATGGACATACTGGAGGTATTAAACCTTTTTGTAAAAATTGTTCAATTACATTTGAGGATTTTATGCAATCCATGGAGTAGGAGGAAAAAGAAAGTGAATATGAGTAATGAAACTATAAAGATTTTAAGGAATTCTGGTTGGTATGAGGGAAGAAATATAGACACTAAAGAAATTGAAGAGAATTTGGAAAAATTAGGTTTCACCATTTATCCGGAAGTGAGAAAATTTTTATCAGAGTTTGGTAATCTAGTAATAGAAGATACTATAAACGATGAGACCCACAATACAGGTGTGAAGTTCAGAAGCCAGGGAGCTTTCAAAGCAGAGGAGAAATATGCTCAAGAAAATTTAGTGCCCGTGGGTTTTATTGATAGTGACAATCTTGTGCTATTTGTATCAGAAAGTGGAAAAGTGTACTGTAGTACAGGGAAATTAGGTGATAATGCAAAAGAAGCATGGGAAAGTTTAATTGGGGGTAGCGGTTTTAAGCCGTGGGGGTCTTTCTAGATATGTAATTTATTTTATACAAGCAACTCTAAATAATGTATATGTATATTCTTACTATAATGTAACGCCACAATGCGAGCTAACTGCCGTGTTGTGGTTTCTTTTTTATCCGCCGCTTCATGCTAATAAATAGTCATACAAGTGGCGGCTATTCAAGAATACCCCAGCCAGTGGCGAATGAGTAGGGCTGTATCTCATGCCTGAGCTGGCCTTAAAGATAAAGCTGTATTTTAAAAGAATTGTACTTAATCTAGATGAATATCCTGCTGAAAATATAGATGAGCTATAAAAGACTATTTTGAGGCAAACAACGCCCAAGGTAAATTTAAAACACCTGGACGAACTCTTAATTGTTAAGGATGGTCAAATTACAGAGTTTTTGGGAGGTAGGAAAGAATGGATTACGAATTATTTATAAATACTAATTTGGAAAGAAAAAGCATAGGAGATTTATTATATAAAGTAGCGAGTGAAGTAATAGGTGAGGAAGTTAAGTTTAAAAAAATGCAACATAGCCTTGGTTTTGAATATGTTTATATTGGCAGTGCTTTTTTTTCGATAGACATTGATCTAGATGATGAAGATGATGATATGGAAGAGTATCAGGAGATGAATTTAAGATATCATGACGTTAATACAAATATGCGTATTAGTGTTCAGATGATTTCAAAGACGTTTAATGTTGGATGGATGAGATTCCTTGAAATAATCGGGGGAATTTTACAAATTATTGATGGAGATGTGCTTTTGCTGGATGATGGTTCTTTTCCATTAATGAAAAGAAAGGATAAAATTTTATATATAAATAGCAATTTAGATGAATATCGTGTCAAGTATATTACTAAGGAAAATTTAAACCTTCTTAATTACCCTTTTATTGAGGAAAATTTTTCAGGCAAGTAAGAATGCTACAAGACATAATAAACTCAGAAATAAAAACAGGGATGCATCCTACGAAAATGTAGTACAGGCAGCAATTGATTATTAAGTATCTATTGAGTGCTGAGTAAATTATTTATGCAGACAATAATCACATTTGACCCATGTAATAGGGTCTGTCAAGATTTTTGTGTAAACTCAATCAACCGATATATGAAAAGGTTTCATCCCCCTAATTAGGACATCTTTTTCGAAGCCAACAGGGTCAAGGGCGTAAGGCAAAGCGAACCCTTGACACGTGGGTGTAGAAAAAGACAATCCCTTCGGGGATGAAGCCTTTCTTTTACTTGTTAACGGATGTGTGGCCGTACGCGATCCTCAAAGAAAACAGATAGCTGCATGAGAATCTGTCCCCAATTGTGGACCCTTCCCGTCCATTTTCGTAAGACATCCATGGTTACGAGATATAACATCTTTAGAAGGGCATCGTCTGTCGGAAATATAGCTTTTCCCTTCGTTACTTTTCGAAGTTGACGATGGTAACTTTCAATAACATTAGTTGTATAGATCAGCTTTCGAATCTCTGGAGGATATTTAAAGAAGGTCGCAATCTCCTCCCAGTTGGAACGCCAGGAGCGTACCATTAAGGGATATTTACTCCCCCAAGTTTGCTCAAACTGATCGAATTCTTCCAGTGCAGCTTGCTCCGTTGGAGCCTTGTAAATAGGCTTTAGTTCAGCTGTCACTCTCTTTAAATCCTTATAGGAAACATATTTAATAGAGTTACGTATTTGATGGATGACACACTTCTGAATCTCTGTCTTTGGATAACATGCTGAAATAGCCTCCGTAAAGCCTCGGAGGTTATCGACGCTAGTAATGAGAATATCCTGGACTCCACGGTTTTTCAGTTCATTGAGTACATGTAGCCAGAATTTAGCCGATTCATTCTCGCCAACCCAGATACCAAGGACATCTTTATGACCGTCAAGGTCAATGCCAATGACCATATAGGCAGCCTTGTTGACGATAGCCCCGTCCTGTTTTACTTTAAAGTGAATAGCGTCTAAGAAAACAACGGCATATACCGATTGCAAGGGGCGATTTTGCCACTCTTTAATCAGTGGAACGATTTTGTTCGTGACATTAGAAATGAGTGTTGGTGAGACTTCGATGCCATAGAGCTGCTGTAGATGATCTTGAATATCACGTGTGGATACGCCTTTTGCATACAGCGCGAGGATTTGATCTTCGATCCCTGTTACATTGGACTGGTGCTTCCTTACGATGGCAGGCTCAAATTCTCCCTCACGATCACGAGGAATTTGAATATCGACTTCGCCATACTCGGAGCGAACCGTTTTTTTGCTATAACCGTTGCGGCTATTGGTTGTTCGCTTGTTTTTCATGTCATGCTTGGCATATCCAAGTGAGGACTCCATCTCAGCTTCGAGCATTTCTTGGATCGTTTCAGCAAACAAATCCTTCAAGGCTGACTGAACATCGTCCACAGACTTCATGTTTTTCTCCTTGATCCACTGCTTGATCTGCTCTTTTGACATCATAAAAATCTCCCAACCTTTCTAAGACTAATTGTAGTTTAGAGGTTGAGAGTTTACACAGAATATTTTACAGACTCATGTAATACCATATAAAGCTTCCGTTTTTATTTTTGTAGGTACATTAATGCTCTGATTTGTGGTGCCTTTCCTTTATATCTTACAGGTCGATTATGGTTAGTTCCCCCCATGATTGACCTGTTTTTATGTGTAGCCGAATGAAAGTAGATTTTGTAGCTAATGAAAGAGAGCAGTTGACTACTGAAGTACTGTTGAAAAGGAATTGTAGGAAGCGGAAAGGCTTCCATCATGTCGTGTAGAGCCTTCAACAACCAAGTGGCTGAGGCGAAAGGGAAATTAGATGCTCTCGGAGATACCTTGTTAGGCTTGTGGAATGTGGTAGTAGATGCCGGAGATATTGCGTCGACCGCGTTACCAACATCGTATCTGGTAGACGCCATTTACGAAGGGGTGACTGGGGAAGAGCGACCTTCTCTCCTCGAACGAAATGATCTCGCGAGAGGAGCTGTAGAAACCGCTACGAATGCAGTCAATTACGTGGGAGATACGGTAACGGGCAATAAATCGTGGGAACAAATCAAATCCGATGCAAAGTCGTTTGGACAAGGGCTATACGATGACTATATCGACCCATTCGTGAAAGACGCCCAATATGATCAAGATAACTTGTTTAGCGGCGGTCTGTGGACCAGATCAGAAGAACAAAGCTATGCAAAGGGCCAGAATGAGTTTAAGAAAGACATGGTGGTTGCAGAGGTAGCGGTAAGTGCTCTTAGTGCTGGTACAGGTACAGCCGTTACGCGGACAGTGAAACTGGCCAATAAGCTGGATGGGCCGAATGGCAAGAAAAAGTCTGGTGACCATGAGGGAAATGGGAAAGGTGTCCTTTTGCCTAATTCCAGTATTGATGATGCAATGAGCGCCATGCTTAAGGATGGAAAGCTAAAGACGCATGGTAAGAGCTTTGCAGAGTCGATGATTGAGTTACAAGAGAAAGTGGATAAGTTCCTCAAGCAGATGAATGGTGTGTTTAATGGAAGAGTTGTCGTTCTCAGAGATGCTGTTACAGGTCAGCCTATGGTTTATTGGATGCGGCATGATGATATGCCTGGTAATAGAGGCGGTGGTGGAGGGAATCATCGTCGTAGGGATGGGAAGGAAGACCAGGAGAGAGAAGAAAGAGGGAGGAGAGAAAGAGAAGAAAGAGAGAGAGAAGGGAAAGAGAAGAAAGAGAGAGAAGAGAAAGAGAAGAAAGAGAGAGAAGAGAACAAGAGCAGAGGGATTCTGAGGGTAAGGGGAACGTGGCTTCGTACCCATCTAGAACTCCAGAGGCTACTGCAGAAGCACAAAATGTGGTAGGTGAGCTTAATAAAATACTTGGAGATGGTAAAAGAGCCCCAAATCCAGTCGTTTCTGTAATAACGCACGAAGATGGAACGGTTTCAGTTGGGATTTCAGGTGAAGCAAGTCCTAAAAATATTGAAACAGCAAGACAATTACAAAATGCATTAAATAAAAAATATGGAGATAAATACACTGTAAAGGCTGAACCGATGCCAACAGAAAAACTAGATACAATAGAGGGTAGTAATACTGCAGGTACATGTGCAGAATCAAAAGTAGTAAATGCTGCACATGATAACCCAAGTAAAATAACGGGTATGGATACTGTTTGGCGCTCATCTAAAAAAGAAAATCCGTATCCATATGCAGAAGGTTCAAACCAAATGAAT
This genomic stretch from Brevibacillus brevis harbors:
- a CDS encoding SUKH-3 domain-containing protein — encoded protein: MSNETIKILRNSGWYEGRNIDTKEIEENLEKLGFTIYPEVRKFLSEFGNLVIEDTINDETHNTGVKFRSQGAFKAEEKYAQENLVPVGFIDSDNLVLFVSESGKVYCSTGKLGDNAKEAWESLIGGSGFKPWGSF
- a CDS encoding IS256 family transposase, which gives rise to MMSKEQIKQWIKEKNMKSVDDVQSALKDLFAETIQEMLEAEMESSLGYAKHDMKNKRTTNSRNGYSKKTVRSEYGEVDIQIPRDREGEFEPAIVRKHQSNVTGIEDQILALYAKGVSTRDIQDHLQQLYGIEVSPTLISNVTNKIVPLIKEWQNRPLQSVYAVVFLDAIHFKVKQDGAIVNKAAYMVIGIDLDGHKDVLGIWVGENESAKFWLHVLNELKNRGVQDILITSVDNLRGFTEAISACYPKTEIQKCVIHQIRNSIKYVSYKDLKRVTAELKPIYKAPTEQAALEEFDQFEQTWGSKYPLMVRSWRSNWEEIATFFKYPPEIRKLIYTTNVIESYHRQLRKVTKGKAIFPTDDALLKMLYLVTMDVLRKWTGRVHNWGQILMQLSVFFEDRVRPHIR
- a CDS encoding helix-turn-helix domain-containing protein; translated protein: MSDKSQCYPTIEMMARNIGCSSKSVERHIKELADKKMILVSQGKNNTYSLSNYLHCHPYLLMSEKTHEVIGSVRKQVNERELTLWIQGMVKRDEYKSYIDQLQRLNERRLPIDKFAEKEILESYAQFLKAEMTKRFPSDVNG
- a CDS encoding late control protein, translating into MQRTSGVMTYQDIKVVWPYGPIRLDQLEFVHQTGTHATLTITGIVPEDKEDEIINRAGTHDPIELYKVEGGEKQPIFMGRLDHVEIKVVRDIHYVTIKAVSHTYALDMSVKTRSFQQVNRLYRDVVDEIMSIYHGGDVIDQAFDDRQQGKFIMQYEETDWTFLKRIASHVGAVLVPDLSAHKVRLWIGMPEGRKRIKLEEESPYEVNRAIAPYMKKAANGSSSVSEYQYTTYAFDYDDLLQIGDEVQREGQTFVITKVTGKLEQGLLRWSYICAVPEAVKQTKLYNKAIIGAAIDGKVIQIGRNQVKLHLNMDKKQEPSKAQWFPYAAEGNQILYLMPELGSKVKLYFPSAEEDDGMVMNSVRHAPKGAAAEKQERQMQDPGVKTFGNPQGKEFTLGDKELTMTAQEGMLYISMNKDVGVSLKSTSNVNISASGALTLTGAAVSLSGTESLNVKTASDTIELLEENKSSSEEIKLDATVRQAFPRILSAFEKDVQENGLAAVMLRRTVNNQLSEAKGKLDALGDTLLGLWNVVVDAGDIASTALPTSYLVDAIYEGVTGEERPSLLERNDLARGAVETATNAVNYVGDTVTGNKSWEQIKSDAKSFGQGLYDDYIDPFVKDAQYDQDNLFSGGLWTRSEEQSYAKGQNEFKKDMVVAEVAVSALSAGTGTAVTRTVKLANKLDGPNGKKKSGDHEGNGKGVLLPNSSIDDAMSAVLKDGKLKTHGKSFAESMIELQEKVDKFLKQMNGVFNGRVVVLRDAVTGQPMVYWMRHDDMPGSTGGGRGSNHLNSDAGNGRTGHVEKPLDTSNKKGLPKVVNGDSGHSNHSPSLNSKADGTNKNNSQGSNKPDNEARTGQAQHAEKPLDIPDEKDLPKVVNGGIGHSNHSTPPKGKGDSTKKNDSQGEKKPDTEGTGNVPPIKPIEPRGEPIKFEPLIKQEKIAQQTYDRLRRTGLDMNELELFSKNTGLSLEEAIELKKHLFLTEHVNLPDTITGKYYYTGYFHPDMHIAYGWEKALQGELSPAGKAWFRQLADHELAESKMMQEGMPYRKIESWNPKEGLTGKPPNEGAHDLAPLPPKDFPDFKADETIL